A single Pristis pectinata isolate sPriPec2 chromosome 22, sPriPec2.1.pri, whole genome shotgun sequence DNA region contains:
- the akirin1 gene encoding akirin-1: MACGATLKRSVEFDALLSPQSPKRRRCMPLTGPGAGAPSPQKYLKTEAAAFGGESSSAHRLTPEQIFQNIKQEYSRFQWRRQLEGSFNQSETNCSAEGSSNNLLLNAPTSPGTLSKKDQPLFTLRQVGIICERLLKDHESKIREEYEQVLNTKLAEQYDAFVKFTHDQIMRRYGERPASYVS, encoded by the exons ATGGCGTGCGGGGCCACTCTCAAGCGCAGCGTCGAGTTTGACGCGCTGCTCAGCCCTCAGTCGCCCAAGAGGAGGCGGTGCATGCCTCTAACGGGGCCCGGCGCCGGGGCACCTTCGCCGCAGAAGTACCTGAAAACGGAGGCGGCGGCCTTTGGCGGAGAGAGCTCGTCGGCGCACAGACTCACCCCAG AACAAATATTTCAGAACATCAAACAAGAATATAGCCGTTTCCAATGGAGGCGACAGTTAGAAGGAAGTTTTAATCAAAGTGAAACAAACTGTTCTGCTGAGGGATCATCTAATAATTTGTTATTAAATGCACCAACTTCACCGG GTACATTATCAAAGAAAGATCAGCCATTGTTCACATTACGACAGGTTGGGATAATCTGCGAGCGTCTCCTTAAAGACCATGAAAGCAAGATCCGGGAGGAATATGAACAAGTTCTAAACACAAAACTTGCAG aaCAATATGATGCTTTTGTGAAATTCACACATGACCAGATTATGAGACGATATGGAGAACGACCTGCCAGCT ATGTGTCCTGA